In the Dioscorea cayenensis subsp. rotundata cultivar TDr96_F1 chromosome 12, TDr96_F1_v2_PseudoChromosome.rev07_lg8_w22 25.fasta, whole genome shotgun sequence genome, one interval contains:
- the LOC120273815 gene encoding tropinone reductase homolog At5g06060-like — translation MDGRWMLKKGATALVTGGTKGIGRAIVEELAKFGASVYTCSRNQAELAECLKQWEGNNFKVTGSVCDVCSRTEREKLMENVSTVFQGKLDIFINNVGTGVRKPTMEYTAEDYSLTMTTNFESALHFSQLAHPLLKASTSGSVVFISSTSTLHVYVKSALYTASKGALNQLAKHLACEWSKDNIRVNCVGPAVLKTPLIESLCLENEFMEHELSRTPHGRLGEPEEVASVVVFLCLPAASYVTGQIINVDGGRTQPC, via the exons ATGGACGGACGCTGGATGCTTAAAAAAGGAGCCACAGCTTTAGTCACTGGAGGTACCAAAGGAATTGG GCGTGCCATAGTGGAAGAATTAGCAAAATTTGGAGCCTCTGTGTATACATGTTCTCGCAACCAAGCTGAGCTTGCTGAATGCCTGAAACAATGGGAAGGCAACAACTTCAAAGTTACTGGATCAGTGTGTGATGTGTGTTCTAGGACTGAAAGGGAGAAACTAATGGAGAATGTATCTACTGTTTTCCAAGGAAAGCTTGACATATTT ATAAACAATGTAGGGACTGGTGTGAGGAAACCCACAATGGAATATACTGCTGAAGATTACTCATTAACAATGACTACCAATTTTGAATCTGCACTCCATTTTAGCCAATTAGCTCATCCTTTGTTGAAAGCTTCGACATCAGGAAGCGTTGTGTTCATTTCCAGCACTAGTACTCTCCATGTTTATGTAAAATCAGCTTTGTATACAGCAAGTAAAG GAGCTTTGAATCAACTAGCCAAGCATTTAGCATGTGAGTGGTCTAAAGACAATATCAGAGTCAACTGTGTTGGACCTGCAGTTCTTAAAACACCTCTAATTGAAAGCCTT TGTCTTGAAAATGAATTCATGGAGCATGAATTATCTCGGACTCCTCATGGGCGTCTAGGAGAACCAGAAGAAGTGGCATCTGTTGTTGTTTTCCTTTGCCTTCCTGCAGCCTCATATGTTACTGGCCAAATCATCAATGTTGATGGAGGACGAACACAACCTTGTTAG
- the LOC120273079 gene encoding tropinone reductase homolog At5g06060-like isoform X2 has protein sequence MDGRWTLKKGATALVTGGTKGIGRAIVEELAKFGASVYTCSRNQAELAECLKQWEGNNFKVTGSVCDVCSRTEREKLMENVSTVFQGKLDIFINNVGTGIRKPTMEYTAEDYSLTMTTNFESALHLSQLAHPLLKASTSGSVVFISSTSTLHVYVKSALYTASKGALDQLAKHLACEWSKDNIRVNCDGPAVLKTPLIESLCLENEFMEH, from the exons ATGGACGGACGCTGGACGCTTAAAAAAGGAGCCACAGCTTTAGTCACTGGAGGTACCAAAGGAATTGG GCGTGCCATAGTGGAAGAATTAGCAAAATTTGGAGCCTCTGTGTATACATGTTCTCGCAACCAAGCTGAGCTTGCTGAATGCCTGAAACAATGGGAAGGCAACAACTTCAAAGTTACTGGATCAGTGTGTGATGTGTGTTCCAGGACTGAAAGGGAGAAACTAATGGAGAATGTATCTACTGTTTTCCAAGGAAAGCTTGACATATTT ATAAACAATGTAGGGACTGGTATAAGGAAACCCACAATGGAATATACTGCTGAAGATTACTCATTAACGATGACTACCAATTTTGAATCTGCACTCCATTTAAGCCAATTAGCTCATCCTTTGTTGAAAGCTTCAACATCAGGAAGCGTTGTGTTCATTTCCAGCACTAGTACTCTTCATGTTTATGTAAAATCAGCTTTGTATACAGCAAGTAAAG GAGCTTTAGATCAACTAGCCAAGCATTTAGCATGTGAGTGGTCTAAAGACAATATCAGAGTCAATTGTGATGGACCTGCAGTTCTTAAAACACCTCTAATTGAAAGCCTT TGTCTTGAAAATGAATTCATGGAGCATTGA
- the LOC120273079 gene encoding tropinone reductase homolog At5g06060-like isoform X1: MDGRWTLKKGATALVTGGTKGIGRAIVEELAKFGASVYTCSRNQAELAECLKQWEGNNFKVTGSVCDVCSRTEREKLMENVSTVFQGKLDIFINNVGTGIRKPTMEYTAEDYSLTMTTNFESALHLSQLAHPLLKASTSGSVVFISSTSTLHVYVKSALYTASKGALNQLAKHLACEWSKDNIRVNCVGPAVLKTPLIESLCLENEFMEHELSRTPHGRLGEPEEVASVVVFLCLPAASYVTGQIINVDGGRTQPC, encoded by the exons ATGGACGGACGCTGGACGCTTAAAAAAGGAGCCACAGCTTTAGTCACTGGAGGTACCAAAGGAATTGG GCGTGCCATAGTGGAAGAATTAGCAAAATTTGGAGCCTCTGTGTATACATGTTCTCGCAACCAAGCTGAGCTTGCTGAATGCCTGAAACAATGGGAAGGCAACAACTTCAAAGTTACTGGATCAGTGTGTGATGTGTGTTCCAGGACTGAAAGGGAGAAACTAATGGAGAATGTATCTACTGTTTTCCAAGGAAAGCTTGACATATTT ATAAACAATGTAGGGACTGGTATAAGGAAACCCACAATGGAATATACTGCTGAAGATTACTCATTAACGATGACTACCAATTTTGAATCTGCACTCCATTTAAGCCAATTAGCTCATCCTTTGTTGAAAGCTTCAACATCAGGAAGCGTTGTGTTCATTTCCAGCACTAGTACTCTTCATGTTTATGTAAAATCAGCTTTGTATACAGCAAGTAAAG GAGCTTTGAATCAACTAGCCAAGCATTTAGCATGTGAGTGGTCTAAAGACAATATCAGAGTCAACTGTGTTGGACCTGCAGTTCTTAAAACACCTCTAATTGAAAGCCTT TGTCTTGAAAATGAATTCATGGAGCATGAATTATCTCGGACTCCTCATGGGCGTCTAGGAGAACCAGAAGAAGTGGCATCTGTTGTTGTTTTCCTTTGCCTTCCTGCAGCCTCATATGTTACTGGCCAAATCATCAATGTTGATGGAGGACGAACACAACCTTGTTAG
- the LOC120273078 gene encoding tropinone reductase homolog At5g06060-like gives MDERWTLKKGATALVTGGTKGIGRAIVEELAKFGASVYTCSRNQAELAECLKQWEGNNFKVTGSVCDVCSRTEREKLMENVSTVFQGKLDIFINNVGTGVRKPTMEYTAEDYSLTMTTNFESALHLSQLAYPLLKASTSGSVVFISSTSTLHVYVKSALYTASKGALNQLAKHLACEWSKDNIRVNCVGPAVLKTPLIESLCLENEFMEHELSRTPHGRLGEPEEVASVVVFLCLPAASYVTGQIINVDGGRTQPC, from the exons ATGGACGAACGCTGGACACTTAAAAAAGGAGCCACAGCTTTGGTCACTGGAGGTACCAAAGGAATTGG GCGTGCCATAGTGGAAGAATTAGCAAAGTTTGGAGCCTCTGTGTATACATGTTCTCGCAACCAAGCTGAGCTTGCTGAATGCCTGAAACAATGGGAAGGCAACAACTTCAAAGTTACTGGATCAGTGTGTGATGTGTGTTCCAGGACTGAAAGGGAGAAACTAATGGAGAATGTATCTACTGTTTTCCAAGGAAAGCTTGATATATTT ATAAACAATGTAGGGACTGGTGTAAGGAAACCCACAATGGAATATACTGCTGAAGATTACTCATTAACGATGACTACCAATTTTGAATCTGCACTCCATTTAAGCCAATTAGCTTATCCTTTGTTGAAAGCTTCAACATCAGGAAGCGTTGTGTTCATTTCCAGCACTAGTACTCTTCATGTTTATGTAAAATCAGCTTTGTATACAGCAAGTAAAg GAGCTTTGAATCAACTAGCCAAGCATTTAGCATGCGAGTGGTCAAAAGACAATATCAGAGTCAACTGTGTTGGACCTGCAGTTCTTAAAACACCTCTAATTGAAAGCCTT TGTCTTGAAAATGAATTCATGGAGCATGAATTATCTCGGACTCCTCATGGACGTCTAGGAGAACCAGAAGAAGTGGCATCAGTTGTTGTTTTCCTTTGCCTTCCTGCAGCCTCATATGTTACTGGCCAAATCATCAATGTTGATGGAGGACGAACACAGCCTTGTTAG